A single region of the Salvelinus sp. IW2-2015 linkage group LG20, ASM291031v2, whole genome shotgun sequence genome encodes:
- the LOC111980468 gene encoding S-phase kinase-associated protein 1 yields the protein MPTIKLQSSDGEIFEVDVEIAKQSVTIKTMLEDLGMDDEGDDDPVPLPNVNAAILKKVIQWCTHHKDDPPPPEDDENKEKRTDDIPVWDQEFLKVDQGTLFELILAANYLDIKGLLDVTCKTVANMIKGKTPEEIRKTFNIKNDFTEEEEAQVRKENQWCEEK from the exons ATGCCCACAATTAAACTGCAAAGCTCAGATGGAGAGATCTTTGAGGTGGATGTGGAAATAGCTAAGCAGTCTGTTACAATAAAGACAATGCTGGAAG ATTTGGGTATGGATGATGAAGGAGATGATGATCCAGTCCCCCTCCCGAATGTGAATGCAGCCATCCTCAAGAAG GTGATCCAGTGGTGCACCCACCATAAAGACGACCCCCCTCCCCCCGAGGATGACGAGAACAAGGAGAAGAGGACGGACGACATTCCCGTCTGGGACCAGGAATTCCTCAAAGTGGACCAAGGGACTCTCTTCGAACTCATTCTG GCCGCAAACTATTTGGACATCAAAGGACTGCTAGATGTCACCTGCAAGACGGTGGCCAACATGATAAAAGGCAAGACCCCAGAGGAGATCAGGAAGACGTTCAATATCAAAAATGACttcacagaggaggaggaagcccaG GTACGCAAGGAGAACCAGTGGTGTGAAGAGAAATAA